From a single Hevea brasiliensis isolate MT/VB/25A 57/8 unplaced genomic scaffold, ASM3005281v1 Scaf1, whole genome shotgun sequence genomic region:
- the LOC110639228 gene encoding uncharacterized protein LOC110639228, giving the protein MGSNEETDKSNSFFDSSSPSEPLLSKPTFSPSLPSPSPPPIEEATQPLPDESDPNQYLQISYNYGIRTFKDLPFLILFAFFVICTFAFGIFSIFHRNQNYFRLSSYTYDFNSTSCVKDSLSSSTDGFFETHVYYYLLSSSNSGVWKALIWSLVITLILSAPICFLLLLLLNHYTKQIVYISLPFFVVIPIFFNVYWFVACTVSSSCSDVFPLVYRILVLVFVFLVIGVIVWIFVVNWHRIELTVMIIGVASDALSKNLGLFVALPLLTLCLVVYYAPIIVFLVFSRHNGKIVPKESSAGYACVWKQDSWVPAYYALAILTMLWSLTVMIEAQVYVISGTIAQWYFTKEDSAPKRSIRSSLRNAFGPSSGTVCLSGLLICVVRMVRAAVDSARQEDIPGMVNLMLRCCVNALLSAVDFLNKFTINFAAITGEAYCTSARMTYELLKRNLLSAVFVETVSSRLLAGIAFVLSAIYAIVVCAILKGVSNLGVDSYFVAVLAWVLLIVVLGFFIHVLDNVIDTVYICYAIDRDRDEVCKQEVHEVYVHLPISRSHRSPIVPGTPDV; this is encoded by the exons ATGGGCAGCAACGAGGAAACCGACAAATCCAATTCTTTCTTCGACTCATCTTCCCCCTCAGAGCCTCTCCTCTCCAAACCCACTTTCTCTCCTTCTCTTCCTTCTCCTTCCCCTCCTCCTATCGAAGAAGCCACCCAACCCCTCCCAGATGAATCCGACCCTAACCAGTACCTACAGATCTCTTACAATTATGGTATCAGAACCTTCAAGGACCTTCCCTTTCTCATTCTCTTTGCTTTCTTTGTTATTTGCACTTTCGCTTTTGGAATCTTCTCTATTTTCCACAGAAACCAAAATTACTTCAGGCTTTCCTCCTATACATACGACTTCAACTCAACTTCTTGCGTCAAGGACTCGTTGTCTTCGTCCACTGATGGTTTTTTCGAAACTCATGTGTATTATTACCTTTTGAGTTCGTCGAATTCTGGTGTTTGGAAAGCTTTGATATGGAGTCTTGTAATTACTTTGATCTTGAGTGCACCCATTTGCTTTCTTTTGCTTTTGTTGCTCAATCATTACACCAAGCAGATTGTGTACATCTCGCTTCCCTTCTTTGTCGTTATTCCCATCTTTTTCAATGTTTATTGGTTCGTTGCCTGCACAGTTAGCTCTTCTTGCAGCGATGTATTCCCGTTGGTTTATAGGATTTTGGTGCTGGTTTTTGTCTTCTTGGTTATTGGGGTCATTGTGTGGATTTTTGTGGTTAATTGGCATAGAATTGAGTTGACTGTGATGATAATTGGGGTTGCCTCCGATGCACTTTCTAAGAATTTGGGCTTATTTGTGGCGTTACCGTTATTGACACTTTGTTTAGTGGTTTATTATGCTCCAATTATAGTGTTTTTGGTGTTTTCAAGGCATAATGGGAAAATTGTGCCAAAGGAATCCAGTGCTGGGTATGCTTGTGTTTGGAAGCAGGATAGTTGGGTGCCTGCGTACTATGCATTGGCAATTCTTACAATGCTGTGGTCTTTGACTGTAATGATCGAAGCTCAGGTTTATGTGATCAGTGGGACTATTGCTCAGTGGTACTTCACAAAGGAAGACTCAGCTCCTAAGAGGAGTATTAGAAGCTCTTTGAG AAATGCATTTGGCCCCTCCTCTGGAACTGTATGCCTATCTGGACTACTTATTTGTGTTGTTCGTATGGTGCGGGCTGCTGTTGATAGTGCAAGACAAGAGGATATTCCTGGGATGGTGAACCTTATGTTGCGGTGTTGTGTTAATGCATTACTGTCAGCAGTAGATTTTCTTAACAAGTTCACAATCAACTTTGCGGCAATAACTGGTGAAGCCTACTGTACCTCTGCAAGAATGACATATGAGCTCTTAAAACGCAATCTTCTCTCTGCCGTTTTCGTGGAGACTGTCTCATCTCGTTTGTTGGCTGGAATTGCCTTTGTCCTCTCAGCAATATATGCAATTGTG GTTTGTGCCATCTTGAAGGGCGTGAGCAATCTTGGGGTTGACTCATACTTTGTAGCTGTTCTTGCATGGGTGCTTTTGATAGTGGTGCTGGGCTTCTTTATCCATGTGCTAGACAACGTGATCGACACTGTTTACATATGCTACGCTATAGATAGAGATAGAGACGAGGTTTGTAAACAAGAAGTTCATGAGGTTTACGTTCACCTACCCATCAGTAGAAGCCACAGATCGCCTATTGTTCCTGGAACTCCCGATGTATAA
- the LOC131176333 gene encoding uncharacterized protein LOC131176333, whose product MWRACHNSLSTKANLFQRACSNSSTCPLCDCPEESLEHLLLFCSHAKATRFGSILGFHPNSNDFGSFRDWFHHLMDFFSQPVQRTIKHVCFICWSIWKARNAAIFQSSNPNPLQTFKQAQNALEEMQIITSSPILSLSTYQAQFSDRMRSWSPPAIDHVKLNTDASFEHKNAIAGFGLVMRNATGYLIDGCAISFPYSSPLTAEGFAVRAALHFAISRGLSSCTLESNSLQIIKLSSSPSLSVPWEV is encoded by the coding sequence ATGTGGAGAGCATGCCATAACTCACTTTCAACTAAAGCAAATTTATTTCAAAGAGCTTGCTCCAATTCTTCAACCTGCCCTCTATGTGATTGCCCGGAAGAATCTTTAGAGCATCTCCTCTTATTTTGTAGTCATGCAAAGGCTACCAGGTTTGGATCGATATTGGGATTCCATCCTAATAGTAATGATTTTGGATCTTTTAGAGACTGGTTTCACCACCTCATGGATTTTTTCTCTCAACCAGTTCAGCGGACCATCAAGCATGTTTGCTTTATATGTTGGAGTATCTGGAAAGCTAGAAACGCAGCCATTTTTCAGTCATCCAATCCAAACCCATTGCAAACTTTTAAACAAGCACAGAATGCCCTTGAAGAGATGCAAATTATAACGTCTTCGCCAATTCTTTCTTTGTCTACTTATCAAGCTCAATTCAGTGATAGGATGAGGTCTTGGTCCCCTCCGGCTATTGATCATGTTAAGCTTAATACTGATGCATCTTTTGAGCATAAGAATGCTATTGCAGGTTTTGGTTTAGTGATGCGAAATGCTACAGGTTATCTTATTGATGGGTGTGCTATTTCCTTTCCTTACTCTTCTCCTCTAACAGCTGAAGGATTTGCAGTTAGAGCAGCTCTACATTTTGCCATAAGTCGAGGCTTGTCTTCCTGCACTTTGGAATCTAACTCTCTGCAGATCATTAAGTTATCTTCTTCTCCTTCCCTATCAGTTCCTTGGGAAGTTTAA
- the LOC110639236 gene encoding peptidyl-prolyl cis-trans isomerase CYP21-1 codes for MQVWVHPKCLLLFIVFVILLIFTFITPKKDEEKAEEVYEITHRVYLDIDIDEQHLGRIVIGLYGQVVPKTVENFRALCTGKKGKGRSGKALHYKGTPFHRIVSGFMIQGGDIVYGDGRGGNSIYGGTFPDENFKIKHSRAGVVSMVNSGPDSNGSQFFITTVKASWLDGEHVVFGKVIQGMDTVYAIEGGAGTYSGKPRKKVVIADSGEIPKSKWDEER; via the exons ATGCAAGTTTGGGTTCATCCAAAATGTCTCCTTCTCTTCATTGTCTTCGTCattttactcattttcactttcatTACCCCGAAAAAG GATGAAGAGAAGGCAGAAGAGGTGTATGAGATCACCCATAGAGTATACTTGGATATTGATATTGATGAACAACACTTAG GTAGAATTGTTATTGGATTATATGGCCAGGTTGTACCAAAAACTGTAG AAAATTTCAGGGCTTTGTGCACAG GTAAGAAGGGAAAAGGTCGAAGTGGGAAAGCTCTTCACTATAAGGGAACGCCATTTCATCGTATAGTATCTGGTTTTATGATTCAAGGTGGTGACATAGTTTATGGTGATGGAAGGGGAGGCAATTCCATATACGGAGGCACTTTTCCTGATGAGAATTTTAAGATAAAGCATTCACGTGCAG GTGTCGTTTCCATGGTGAATTCAGGACCAGATTCCAATGGCTCACAGTTCTTTATCACCACTGTGAAGGCCAGCTG GTTGGATGGAGAACATGTCGTCTTTGGCAAGGTTATTCAGGGAATGGATACTGTTTATGCAATTGAAGGGGGGGCAGGGACATACAGTGGAAAACCCAGAAAGAAAGTAGTTATTGCTGACTCTGGGGAGATACCCAAGAGCAAGTGGGATGAGGAAAGATAA